One Peromyscus leucopus breed LL Stock chromosome 14, UCI_PerLeu_2.1, whole genome shotgun sequence genomic window carries:
- the Akt1 gene encoding RAC-alpha serine/threonine-protein kinase: MNDVAIVKEGWLHKRGEYIKTWRPRYFLLKNDGTFIGYKERPQDVEQRESPLNNFSVAQCQLMKTERPRPNTFIIRCLQWTTVIERTFHVETPEEREEWTTAIQTVADGLKRQEEETMDFRSGSPSDNSGAEEMEVSLAKPKHRVTMNEFEYLKLLGKGTFGKVILVKEKATGRYYAMKILKKEVIVAKDEVAHTLTENRVLQNSRHPFLTALKYSFQTHDRLCFVMEYANGGELFFHLSRERVFSEDRARFYGAEIVSALDYLHSEKNVVYRDLKLENLMLDKDGHIKITDFGLCKEGIKDGATMKTFCGTPEYLAPEVLEDNDYGRAVDWWGLGVVMYEMMCGRLPFYNQDHEKLFELILMEEIRFPRTLGPEAKSLLSGLLKKDPTQRLGGGSEDAKEIMQHRFFANIVWQDVYEKKLSPPFKPQVTSETDTRYFDEEFTAQMITITPPDQDDSMECVDSERRPHFPQFSYSASGTA, encoded by the exons ATGAACGACGTAGCAATTGTGAAGGAGGGCTGGCTACACAAACGAG GGGAATACATTAAGACCTGGCGGCCACGCTACTTCCTCCTCAAGAATGATGGCACCTTTATTGGCTACAAGGAGCGGCCTCAGGATGTGGAGCAGCGGGAGTCTCCCCTTAACAACTTCTCAGTGGCAC AATGCCAGCTGATGAAGACAGAGCGGCCGAGGCCCAACACGTTCATCATCCGCTGCCTGCAGTGGACCACAGTCATTGAGCGCACCTTCCACGTGGAAACGCCGGAGGAGCG GGAAGAGTGGACCACTGCCATCCAGACTGTGGCTGATGGactcaagaggcaggaggaagagacgATGGACTTCCGATCAGGTTCTCCCAGCGACAACtcgggggctgaggagatggaggtGTCCCTGGCCAAGCCCAAGCACCGTGTG ACCATGAACGAGTTTGAGTACCTGAAGCTGCTGGGCAAGGGCACCTTTGGGAAGGTGATCCTGGTGAAGGAGAAGGCCACGGGCCGCTACTATGCCATGAAGATCCTCAAGAAGGAGGTCATCGTCGCCAAG GATGAGGTTGCCCACACCCTCACTGAGAACCGTGTCCTGCAGAACTCCAGGCATCCCTTCCTTACA GCCCTGAAGTACTCATTCCAGACCCATGACCGCCTCTGCTTTGTCATGGAATATGCCAATGGGGGCGAG CTTTTCTTCCACTTGTCTCGTGAGCGCGTGTTTTCCGAGGACCGGGCCCGCTTCTACGGTGCGGAGATTGTGTCGGCCCTGGACTATCTGCACTCTGAGAAGAACGTGGTATACCGGGACCTCAAG CTGGAGAACCTCATGCTGGACAAGGATGGGCACATCAAGATAACGGACTTCGGACTGTGCAAGGAGGGTATCAAGGATGGCGCCACCATGAAGACCTTCTGCGGGACCCCCGAGTACCTGGCCCCTGAG GTGCTGGAGGACAACGACTATGGCCGTGCAGTGGATTGGTGGGGGCTGGGCGTGGTCATGTATGAGATGATGTGTGGCCGCCTGCCCTTCTACAACCAGGACCATGAGAAACTGTTCGAGCTCATCCTCATGGAGGAAATCCGCTTCCCGCGCACGCTTGGCCCTGAGGCCAAGTCCCTGCTGTCTGGGCTGCTCAAGAAGGACCCCACGCAGAG GCTTGGCGGGGGCTCCGAGGATGCCAAGGAGATCATGCAGCACCGCTTCTTTGCCAACATCGTGTGGCAAGATGTGTATGAGAAGAAG CTGAGCCCGCCTTTCAAGCCCCAGGTCACCTCTGAGACTGACACCAGGTATTTCGATGAGGAGTTCACAGCTCAGATGATCACTATCACACCGCCTGATCAAG ATGACAGCATGGAGTGTGTGGACAGCGAACGGAGGCCGCACTTCCCCCAGTTCTCCTACTCGGCCAGTGGCACGGCCTGA